In a genomic window of Macaca nemestrina isolate mMacNem1 chromosome 18, mMacNem.hap1, whole genome shotgun sequence:
- the C18H16orf78 gene encoding uncharacterized protein C16orf78 homolog produces the protein MSEQPVYLKDLMPTKRKSMWKTVEERRMSDLTRVLEWLERRQGKKKQAPEKQKPKVVIVVKGNEKKEEKKGKGLMMARGGNHKATETSQLALGKRFRKDKDAVSYRRLYGVEQKGKRLSMVPGSYIKDGPKKSVTDIKDAVDPESTQRPNPFRRQSVVLDPMLQDGTFSSRRATFMRDWSNKMPDTAYERKLKSLMEKSTEPKMETIRMLKPEEVLSCRYLRLSKENIRTLLKLCKDAGMNVDIHPHMVEGDIDAKKVFTGICSVAL, from the exons ATGTCAGAGCAACCAGTGTACCTGAAGGATTTAATGCCCACAAAGAGGAAATCCATGTGGAAGACTGTCGAAGAGAGGCGCATGTCTGACCTCACCCGTGTGCTGGAGTGGCTGGAGCGGAGGCAGGGGAAGAAGAAACAAGCTCCCGAG AAGCAAAAGCCCAAAGTGGTGATAGTCGttaaaggaaatgagaagaaggaagagaagaaaggcaaAGGCCTCATGATGGCACGGGGAGGGAACCACAAGGCCACGGAGACTTCCCAGCTG GCCTTAGGAAAGAGGTTCAGGAAGGACAAGGACGCGGTCTCCTACCGAAGGCTCTATGGAGTGGAGCAAAAGGGAAAACGCCTCAGCATGGTCCCTGGCAGCTACATCAAGGATGGCCCCAAGAAATCTG TTACAGATATCAAGGATGCAGTCGACCCAGAGTCTACTCAGCGGCCAAACCCATTCCGTCGACAAAGCGTTGTCTTAGATCCCATGTTACAGGACGGTACCTTTAGCAGCCGGAGGGCAACCTTCATGAGAGACTGGTCCAACAAGATGCCTGACACGGCTTACGAACGCAAGCTAAAGAGCCTCATGGAGAAAAGCACCGAGCCTAAGATGGAAACCATAAGGATGCTGAAGCCAGAGGAGGTGCTGAGCTGCCG ATACCTGAGGTTGTCCAAGGAGAACATTCGGACCTTGCTCAAGCTGTGCAAGGATGCAGGAATGAATGTGGATATCCACCCCCACATGGTCGAAGGGGACATAGACGCGAAAAAGGTGTTCACCGGAATATGCAGTGTGGCACTCTAA